The following coding sequences are from one Rutidosis leptorrhynchoides isolate AG116_Rl617_1_P2 chromosome 11, CSIRO_AGI_Rlap_v1, whole genome shotgun sequence window:
- the LOC139876134 gene encoding probable receptor-like protein kinase At5g59700, protein MSLLSVFSHLQIPLEDVQRATNNFAYENIIGVGGFVKIYKGELFHDGQFIDIVALKLVEKFGKGNKEFWTEISMLSSLKHQNLVDFIGFCHGNNEKILVNKYEAKGSLDIYLNDPTLTWTRRLEICVGIAHALSYIHYDEARDFSVVHCNIKSSKILLDDNRQPKLSALNFP, encoded by the coding sequence ATGTCTTTACTCAGTGTCTTTTCTCACTTACAAATCCCCCTTGAAGATGTACAAAGGGCAACCAACAACTTTGCTTATGAAAATATTATTGGAGTAGGTGGATTTGTAAAAATCTACAAGGGAGAACTTTTTCATGATGGGCAATTTATCGATATCGTTGCACTCAAGTTAGTGGAAAAGTTTGGGAAAGGAAACAAAGAGTTTTGGACAGAGATTTCGATGCTTTCTAGTCTTAAGCACCAAAATTTGGTAGATTTTATTGGGTTTTGTCATGGAAATAATGAGAAGATTTTAGTAAACAAGTATGAGGCTAAGGGAAGTCTCGATATATACTTGAACGACCCAACACTTACGTGGACTCGGAGATTGGAAATTTGTGTTGGCATTGCGCATGCCCTGAGTTATATCCATTATGATGAGGCACGTGATTTTAGCGTAGTACACTGCAACATCAAGAGCTCCAAAATATTACTTGATGACAACCGGCAGCCCAAGTTATCTGCTTTGAACTTTCCATGA